TGGGCTGCATCATGATGCGCGTTTGCCACTTGAACACCTGCCCGGTGGGGATCGCCACCCAGGATCCCAAGCTCCGGAAGAAGTTTGCCGGGAAGCCGGAGTTCGTTGAAAACTTCTTCCGCTTCATCGCCCAGGAGGTGCGCGAGCTGATGGCCAAGCTCGGGGTCCGCACCATGGACGAGATGATCGGCCGGGTGGATCGCCTGGATGTGCGGAAGGCGGTGGAGCACTGGAAGGCGCGCGGGCTGGACTTCTCCTCGATCCTGTACCGCCCCGAGGTGGGCCCGGAGGTGGCCATCCGCAAGGTGCGGGAGCAGGACCATGGCCTGGAGAAGTCGCTGGACATGACCACTATCGTCCCACTCTGCCAGCCGGCCCTGGACCGGGGCGAGCCGGTGAACCTGCGCCTGCCCATTCGGAACATCCACCGGACCGTGGGGACCATTCTGGGGTCCGAGGTGACGCGCCGCTACGGGAGGAAGGGGCTGGCCGACGATACCATCCAGATTCACTTTACGGGTTCGGCCGGCCAGAGTTTCGGTGCCTTCATCCCCAAGGGGATCACGCTGACCCTGGAGGGCGACTCCAACGACTACCTCGGGAAGGGCCTCTCAGGGGGAAAGATCATCGCCTTCCCGCCTCGCCACGCTACCTTCGTTCCGGAGGAGAACATCCTCGTCGGGAACGTAGTCCTCTACGGCGCCACCAGCGGCGAGGCCTACTTCCGGGGCGTCGCCGGGGAGCGCTTTGCCGTGCGGAACAGCGGGGCCCTGACCGTGGTGGAGGGGGTCGGCGATCACGGCTGCGAGTATATGACCGGTGGCCGCGTGGTCGTCATCGGTGCCACTGGGCGGAACTTCGCCGCGGGAATGTCGGGCGGGGTCGCCTATGTCCTGGATGAAATCGGCGACTTCAAGAGACGGTCGAACCTCGGCATGGTGGACCTGGAGCCACTCTTCGCCGAGGAAGAGGTGGCGGAGGTCAAGGACCTCCTGCACCGCCACCTCCACCATACCCAGAGCACGGTGGCGGACCGGATCCTCCGAAACTGGGAGACGCTGCAGGCCAAGTTCGTCAAGGTGGTGCCCCGCGACTACAAGCGGGCGCTGAACGCCATGAAACGTGCCCAGCTCGAAGGGATCCCCTGGGAAGAGGCAGTCATGGTGGGGGCCCATGGGTAAGCCCACTGGCTTCGTCGAGTTCAAGCGCGAGAAGCAGCCGTACCGGCCTATCGCGGAGCGGACCCGGGATTGGAGGCAGGTCATGCTTCCTTGGCCGGTGGACACGCTCCAGAAGCAGGGCGCGCGCTGCATGGACTGCGGCATCCCCTTCTGCCACGAGGGCTGCCCGCTGGGGAACATCATCCCGGACTGGAACGATCTCGTGTACCGGAACCGCTGGCGGGAGGCCAGTGATCGGCTGCACGCCACGAACAACTTCCCGGAGTTTACGGGAACGCTCTGCCCGGCCCCCTGTGAAGGCTCGTGTGTCTTGGGGATTAACGATAACCCCGTGACGATCCGGGCCATCGAGCTGGCCATCGTTGACCACGCCTTCGAGCAGGGATGGGTGAAGCCAGACCCGCCGCTGATCCGCACCGGAAAGAAGGTGGTGGTGGTGGGCTCGGGCCCGGCCGGCCTGGCGGCGGCGCAGCAGCTCAACCGGGCCGGCCACTGGGTTACGGTCTTCGAGCGGCACGACCGGATCGGCGGACTCCTTCGGTACGGGATCCCAGAATTCAAGATGGAGAAGGGAGTCTTGGACCGCCGGTTGGACCTGCTGCGGAAGGAGGGGATTCGGTTCGAGGTCAACGCCAACGTTGGGGTGAATGTCCCGGTAGAGAAACTCCGGCGTGAGTTCGATGCCATCCTGCTGGCCGGGGGCGCCACGCTCCCTCGCGACCTGAAGGTCCCCGGGCGGGAGCTTCGCGGGATCCACTTCGCCATGGAGTATCTCCCCCTCCAGAACCGGCGCTGCGAGGGTGATCGCATTCCGGATGGGGAATTCATCACGGCGAAGGGGAAGCGGGTCGTCATCATCGGCGGGGGCGACACGGGTGCCGACTGCCTGGGGACCGTGCACCGGCAGGGGGCCCTCTCGGTGCACCAGTTCGAGATCCTCCCGCGTCCCCCGGATACCCGTGCGCCCGACAACCCCTGGCCGCAATGGCCGGTCATCCTCCGGACCTACGCTGCCCATGAAGAGGGGGGCATCCGCGACTACAGCATCTCGACGACGCGCTTCTCGGGGCGAGACGGAAGGGTTGAGCGTCTGCACGGCGTCCGGGTGGAGGTCGTTTCGGACGGCAATGGGCGCCGGACCATGCGGGAGATTCCAGACAGCGAGTTCGAGATGGACGCGGACCTTGTCCTTCTGGCTATGGGCTTTCTCGGGCCCGAGCGGGACGGGATGCTGGGTCAGTTTGGCGTCACGCTGACCGAGCGGGGCAATGTCTGGCGGGACGAGAACTGGATGACCAGCGTGCCGGGGGTCTTCACCGCCGGCGACATGCAGCGCGGGCAATCGCTGATCGTCTGGGCCATCGCCGAAGGCCGCCAAGCCGCCAAGGGCATCGACACCTCCCTCATGGGCTCCACGAACCTGCCCTAGATCACCCGAACTACCATTCCAGCGGACACCCCGTCCGAGGACCCTCCCGGAAGCCTGCACGTTCTCCGAAAATTGCGCTAATACAAACGATAGAAGTTTCGTGACAAAAGGTCCGGGTGGCGCCGGATGCCGCCCCATGGCCCCCGTACACGATCACCCCCCCGTGCACAGGGTGATGTCAGTCCGCCAAAAGGATCCTCCCCATCCCGATCGCCACCAGGAGGCCGAGCCCCCAGAGCCAAGGGAAGGTCCCCTCGAGATACCAGGCAAGGAATGGGTATACAGGGGCGGAAAGGGGGAGAACGGATATGGCGAAGAGGGTCCCGGTCACGCCGAACAGGCGGGCATACCCCGCTACCATGGTCGCAAACAAGACCACGGCGATGACAATCCAGGAGGCCCCGAACAGGAACCCTGGCAGGCTCGGTCCGCGTCGCTGCTCCACGGCACCCGCTAGAGGGGGAGGTCCGCGAGGCCGCGGAGGAACCCCCCCAGCACCTCCCCCAGGAATACGGTGAGCATCGCCACGTAATAGAACCCCGTCGCCGCCTGGACGTTGGGGAGACGAAGGCTGTTCCGGATGATCAGCGCGGCGGTGAGGCTCCCTCCCACCCCCACCCCCAGACGCAGGATGACCAGGAGGAAGTGCTCCTGGAGCCCCCCCAGGGCCTCTCCCGGGGCCAGCCCCCCCGCGAGCCACAGGAGCGCTCCCGCCACGATCGGGTAGCATCCCCGGGCAAGGACCGCCCAGAGGAAGGCCCGGCTGAGGCGGTCAATGAGTCGGAGGGGA
Above is a genomic segment from Candidatus Methylomirabilis sp. containing:
- a CDS encoding glutamate synthase-related protein: GCIMMRVCHLNTCPVGIATQDPKLRKKFAGKPEFVENFFRFIAQEVRELMAKLGVRTMDEMIGRVDRLDVRKAVEHWKARGLDFSSILYRPEVGPEVAIRKVREQDHGLEKSLDMTTIVPLCQPALDRGEPVNLRLPIRNIHRTVGTILGSEVTRRYGRKGLADDTIQIHFTGSAGQSFGAFIPKGITLTLEGDSNDYLGKGLSGGKIIAFPPRHATFVPEENILVGNVVLYGATSGEAYFRGVAGERFAVRNSGALTVVEGVGDHGCEYMTGGRVVVIGATGRNFAAGMSGGVAYVLDEIGDFKRRSNLGMVDLEPLFAEEEVAEVKDLLHRHLHHTQSTVADRILRNWETLQAKFVKVVPRDYKRALNAMKRAQLEGIPWEEAVMVGAHG
- a CDS encoding glutamate synthase subunit beta, whose protein sequence is MGKPTGFVEFKREKQPYRPIAERTRDWRQVMLPWPVDTLQKQGARCMDCGIPFCHEGCPLGNIIPDWNDLVYRNRWREASDRLHATNNFPEFTGTLCPAPCEGSCVLGINDNPVTIRAIELAIVDHAFEQGWVKPDPPLIRTGKKVVVVGSGPAGLAAAQQLNRAGHWVTVFERHDRIGGLLRYGIPEFKMEKGVLDRRLDLLRKEGIRFEVNANVGVNVPVEKLRREFDAILLAGGATLPRDLKVPGRELRGIHFAMEYLPLQNRRCEGDRIPDGEFITAKGKRVVIIGGGDTGADCLGTVHRQGALSVHQFEILPRPPDTRAPDNPWPQWPVILRTYAAHEEGGIRDYSISTTRFSGRDGRVERLHGVRVEVVSDGNGRRTMREIPDSEFEMDADLVLLAMGFLGPERDGMLGQFGVTLTERGNVWRDENWMTSVPGVFTAGDMQRGQSLIVWAIAEGRQAAKGIDTSLMGSTNLP